A window of Nitratireductor kimnyeongensis genomic DNA:
GCTTCAGGATGTTGCGATAGGGCATACCAAGGGCGCTTGCAGCTTCCGACTGCCCGGAAGGCACCGACTTGATGCCGGCGCGGATGATCTCGGCCATGTACCCGGCCTCACAAAGCGACAGGGCCACAACGGCGGAGAAGAACGGCGTCATGAAATCATTTGTACGGATCGAGAATACCTCGCCGACAAATGGCAGCGTCAGCGAAAATTCGCGCACCAGGAGGGCGAGATTAAACCAGAAAATGAGCTGGATCAGCGCCGGGACACCGCGAAAGAACCAGACATATGCCCCTGCGAAACCACGCAGGACGGGGCTCGGAGAAACCCGCATGACAGCCACCACCGTGCCGATGATGATGGCCAGCGCCATGATCACCACAGTCAGGATCAGCGTGTTCAGCAGACCCCGCATGATGGAGGGATGGAAGAGGTAGCCCGCAGCCGTCTCCCACCCAAAGGCGGGATTAACGGCGAATGCACGCAGAATGAAAAACGAGAGCACCAGCGTCAGAGCCGTTCCGATCCAGATGCCATAGCTGCGCCGCGGCACAACGACGAGACGGTCGACATCCGCGACCAGGGAGGATGGCTGGGGG
This region includes:
- a CDS encoding amino acid ABC transporter permease, giving the protein MSKVDASEARPQPSSLVADVDRLVVVPRRSYGIWIGTALTLVLSFFILRAFAVNPAFGWETAAGYLFHPSIMRGLLNTLILTVVIMALAIIIGTVVAVMRVSPSPVLRGFAGAYVWFFRGVPALIQLIFWFNLALLVREFSLTLPFVGEVFSIRTNDFMTPFFSAVVALSLCEAGYMAEIIRAGIKSVPSGQSEAASALGMPYRNILKRIVLPQAMRFVVPPTGNEAINLLKMTSLVTFIAVDDLFYSAQSIYARTFETIPLLIVVAFWYLAVVSIMSVGQHFLERHFGRSETRADSWALRVLRNAFGSRSRELSA